GTTCCCAGCGGTCAACAAACATTATTCAGAAACCGTGTAGGATGGAGCAGAAGCTATTTACAAAAGGCAGGCTTAATTTCTTACCCTTCAAGAGCACATTATCAGATTACTTCTTTGGGAAAAGAAGCTTTAAAAATGGCAACAGCTCAGTATATCAATATTAATTTTTTAAAAAAATTTGATCCATTTAAAGAATGGGAAGCAAGCTATAAGAGTACTGGATCTTCATCAATAGAGACAACTCAAGTTTCAACAGTGGATGAAGATAGTGAAACTCCTGAGGTTATTATTGGTAAATCCATAAGCCAGATCAATTCCAGCCTGGAATATGAGTTATTAAATATCCTGCGAAACAAACCTGCAGACTATTTCGAACTTTTTGTTGTGAAGCTATTAGATAAGTTGGGTTACGGTGGAGAAGGAAAAGGGAATTTCGAAGTAGTCGGCCGTTCAGGAGATGGTGGAATTGACGGTATTCTTTATCAGGATCAGCTGG
The nucleotide sequence above comes from Chryseobacterium sp. 7. Encoded proteins:
- a CDS encoding restriction endonuclease — encoded protein: MYPFLSLLQDDKVYSLDNMVQLLTQHFNLTKEELALKVPSGQQTLFRNRVGWSRSYLQKAGLISYPSRAHYQITSLGKEALKMATAQYININFLKKFDPFKEWEASYKSTGSSSIETTQVSTVDEDSETPEVIIGKSISQINSSLEYELLNILRNKPADYFELFVVKLLDKLGYGGEGKGNFEVVGRSGDGGIDGILYQDQLGFEKIYVQAKRWGTKVGSPEIRNFIGAIANKGSNKGVILTVGDFTADAKKTANENPNYKIVLIDGKRLAELAIQNNIGVQIKDKIEIKEIDIDFFEED